One part of the Luteibacter yeojuensis genome encodes these proteins:
- a CDS encoding FMN-binding negative transcriptional regulator: MYTPKDFVEARLPVLHDAMRSNPFGTLVTAGEGGIEATHVPFVLARDEGPMGTLYAHVARGNDHIVRHPGEVLAIFTGPHAYISPNGYPGKATHHREVPTWNYIAVHAYGMPETFTDAPRLLDLLTRLTIQSEHDGDQAQPWKLSDAPADYVTPMLRGIVGIRIPLARIEGKWKLGQNRPAEDREGSAQLLNQRAGDNEQAIAEAMRSI, encoded by the coding sequence GTGTACACGCCGAAGGACTTCGTCGAAGCGCGCCTGCCGGTATTGCACGACGCCATGCGTTCGAATCCTTTCGGCACGCTGGTCACGGCGGGCGAGGGCGGCATCGAAGCCACGCACGTGCCGTTCGTGCTGGCGCGGGACGAAGGCCCGATGGGCACGCTGTATGCGCACGTGGCCCGTGGCAACGACCACATCGTGCGCCATCCGGGTGAAGTCCTGGCGATCTTCACCGGGCCGCACGCGTACATCTCACCGAACGGTTATCCAGGCAAGGCGACGCATCACCGCGAGGTGCCCACCTGGAATTACATCGCCGTGCACGCTTACGGCATGCCGGAAACGTTCACCGATGCCCCACGATTACTGGATCTGTTGACCCGCCTGACCATCCAGTCGGAGCACGACGGCGATCAGGCGCAGCCGTGGAAATTGAGTGACGCACCGGCCGATTACGTGACCCCGATGCTGCGAGGCATCGTGGGCATCCGCATCCCCCTCGCACGCATCGAGGGCAAATGGAAACTCGGCCAGAACCGGCCGGCCGAGGATCGCGAAGGTTCCGCACAGCTGCTGAACCAGCGTGCCGGCGACAACGAACAAGCCATCGCGGAAGCGATGCGCTCGATCTAA